A single region of the Cucumis melo cultivar AY chromosome 3, USDA_Cmelo_AY_1.0, whole genome shotgun sequence genome encodes:
- the LOC103488193 gene encoding protein EMBRYONIC FLOWER 1-like isoform X2 — protein MDNGHKSNEPIPLVPSVFDPSFDAYQGKIHWQETSDKAADQGFLFDSCHNLGKISNSSPNASKQDVISGRTIMADNVSNSSCDQKEKTLNVADRSDNCTVALISQSEPGCASHGVTEIEPVSRNLTLKATEESLAALQDGQQTPADCLNGQLTLLVSEKDDMVDVAHGHHTVKVQGNGDASMESNDSTVSSSESAETVGNSPHNCHLGRLHRRRTPKIRLLTDLLGDNGNMVVKHVESSLSDGSPEASEQADVRFTSKCQVIIEEDASHSDHKRERRLARNGKCRHQEIPSSSSVDKQIQTWMGEIESSVSCLGTENALSGMKKTIKGPWCSYKMDGNSSLRRKKSRKFPVVDPYSMSLLPSKAKDQCEIWERNENRSEVAVDSVAIFAHHNEFSCRIPHSISSNAIESKPSTSGNPNSSNEPVVFEGPTNVFPWNNRILWRGSVTQKDVETMNSRPAANPSTNYKKNERELHPSLDNYSSPQKDHKGIRCHGENELSTFVPEQDNTSKISQLNGNRTGNHRDPNYPPQASDVICGNGVETVLNSKMTNLRMPLPRDPQTDNSRSQLQNKDLHTRGNGKRTIEAQEPLTLKKRQINQRTDQPSDRGTSDDIPMEIVELMAKNQYERRLPDAENNYKHVSETGKFSRAVQANNYGYVYRNGRELLQKPGNLKQNAQERNGGNGSICAREVVEARTQTSANYFSNIGESQFGMNHLQQNHMLRCNGSIHSFEEPSTGMQYSSIGSKRKIRSEIRKCNGTTVESGPYNSKVQYSEGFIDHLPVSEQNIEAAYIWSTSPLIPDHLSNGYQNFPAHSTDSRKISSPRSFQMGNTNAQNHRNHHPTNLERHGRQKSTEAYSQRFAESSFCRHPNVVELHHNPVGSLELYSNEAISALHLLSLMDARMQSNAPTTAGEKHKPSKKPPVPRPQKAEEFSATDICFNKTIQDISQFSSAFHDELCSSPTDASTSTFQHSRGFGSGTNFSSQVVFRSQNGAKMKCSDSSSWSKDQKLSKSRFISGDDRTFPVNGIEKGLVNASNSEAFALAHHMKRNSEECKLVAPTQTLQNEKSTSETEICRVNKNPADFSLPEAGNIYMIGAEEFNFGRTFLPKNRSGSICFNNRYKQQTFI, from the exons ATGGATAATGGCCATAAGTCGAATGAGCCTATACCCTTGGTGCCATCTGTATTTGATCCGAGTTTCGACGCATACCAAGGCAAGATTCATTGGCAAGAGACTTCTGATAAAGCTGCAGATCAAGGTTTCCTATTTGATAGCTGTCACAACCTTggaaaaatttcaaattcttctcCAAATGCTTCAAAACAAGATGTAATCAGTGGAAGAACAATAATGGCTGATAATGTTTCTAATTCAAGTTGTGATCAGAAGGAAAAGACACTTAATGTTGCAGATAGATCAGATAACTGCACCG TTGCTCTTATATCACAAAGTGAGCCAGGTTGTGCAAGTCATGGAGTTACTGAGATTGAGCCTGTTAGTAGAAATCTCACTCTCAAAGCAACTGAGGAAAGCCTCGCAGCACTTCAGGATGGACAACAAACTCCTGCAGATTGTCTAAATGGACAGTTAACCTTGTTGGTATCAGAGAAGGACGATATGGTAGACGTAGCCCATGGGCATCATACTGTTAAAGTTCAAGGAAATGGCGATGCATCTATGGAATCAAATGACAGCACAGTTTCGTCATCTGAAAGTGCTGAGACAGTTGGAAACAGTCCTCATAATTGCCATCTAGGAAGATTACATCGTCGAAGAACTCCAAAGATTCGCCTATTGACTGATTTGTTAGGAGATAATGGAAATATGGTAGTTAAACATGTTGAAAGTTCTCTATCTGATGGGTCTCCTGAGGCATCTGAGCAGGCAGATGTGAGGTTTACTTCCAAATGTCAGGTAATTATAGAGGAAGATGCTTCACATTCTGATCATAAAAGGGAAAGAAGGTTAGCTCGGAATGGAAAATGTAGGCATCAAGAGATTCCCTCTTCTTCCAGTGTGGATAAGCAAATTCAAACATGGATGGGCGAGATAGAAAGCTCTGTTTCTTGTTTAGGAACTGAAAATGCTCTTTCCGGAATGAAAAAGACCATAAAGGGCCCATGGTGCAGCTACAAAATGGATGGAAACAGTAGTTTAAGAAGGAAGAAAAGTAGAAAGTTTCCAGTAGTCGATCCATACTCCATGTCCTTACTGCCATCTAAAGCTAAAGATCAATGTGAAATTTGGGAGAGAAACGAAAATAGAAGTGAAGTTGCAGTGGATAGTGTTGCTATCTTTGCACATCACAATGAATTTTCTTGCAGAATTCCGCACTCAATATCATCGAATGCCATAGAATCTAAACCCAGCACATCTGGAAACCCGAATTCAAGCAACGAGCCTGTGGTTTTTGAAGGGCCCACTAATGTATTTCCATGGAACAATAGAATCCTTTGGAGGGGTTCAGTTACTCAGAAAGATGTGGAAACCATGAATAGTAGGCCTGCAGCTAATCCTTCTACAAActacaagaaaaatgaaagagaattGCATCCTTCTCTCGACAACTATTCCAGTCCACAAAAGGACCACAAAGGAATCCGTTGTCACGGGGAAAATGAGCTGTCTACTTTTGTGCCTGAGCAAGACAACACTTCCAAGATAAGTCAATTGAATGGTAACAGAACAGGTAATCATAGAGATCCAAATTACCCTCCTCAAGCTTCAGATGTTATTTGTGGAAACGGAGTGGAAACTGTGCTGAACAGTAAAATGACCAACTTGAGAATGCCTCTTCCAAGGGACCCTCAAACAGATAATAGTCGGTCGCAGCTGCAGAATAAG GATTTACACACAAGAGGCAATGGCAAAAGAACTATTGAAGCTCAGGAACCTTTGACTCTAAAGAAAAGACAGATTAACCAGAGAACGGACCAGCCATCTGACCGTGGGACTTCCGATGATATCCCCATGGAAATCGTCGAACTAATGGCAAAGAATCAGTATGAAAGACGTCTTCCTGATGCTGAGAATAATTATAAACATGTTTCAGAAACAGGAAAATTCTCAAGGGCCGTTCAAGCAAATAATTATGGCTATGTATATAGAAATGGGAGAGAACTATTACAAAAGCCTGGAAATCTGAAACAAAATGCTCAAGAAAGGAATGGAGGAAATGGTTCGATTTGTGCAAGAGAAGTTGTGGAAGCCAGGACACAGACATCAGCAAATTATTTCTCaaatattggggaatctcaatTTGGTATGAACCATCTGCAGCAGAATCATATGCTCAGATGTAACGGTTCTATTCATTCTTTTGAAGAACCATCAACTGGTATGCAATATTCTTCCATTggatctaaaagaaaaattcGTTCTGAGATTAGAAAATGTAATGGAACCACAGTGGAATCGGGTCCCTACAACTCAAAAGTACAATATTCTGAAGGATTCATAGATCATTTACCTGTTTCAGAACAGAATATAGAAGCAGCTTACATATGGTCTACTTCTCCTCTGATTCCAGATCATTTGTCCAATGGATATCAGAACTTTCCAGCTCATTCGACCGACAGCAGAAAAATCTCAAGTCCGAGATCATTTCAGATGGGAAACACAAATGCACAGAATCATCGTAATCATCACCCTACCAACCTAGAAAGGCATGGCAGGCAAAAAAGTACTGAAGCATACAGCCAGAGATTTGCAGAGAGTTCATTTTGTCGCCATCCTAATGTGGTTGAGCTTCACCATAATCCTGTTGGCTCATTGGAGTTGTACTCTAACGAAGCCATATCGGCATTGCACTTGCTTAGCCTCATGGATGCCAGAATGCAATCTAATGCACCCACGACTGCAGGTGAGAAGCATAAACCATCTAAGAAACCTCCTGTTCCTCGTCCTCAAAAAGCTGAAGAATTTTCTGCGACCGACATTTGTTTCAATAAGACCATCCAGGACATAAGCCAATTTTCATCTGCTTTCCATGACGAACTTTGTAGTTCTCCTACCGATGCATCCACTAGTACCTTCCAGCATAGTAGAGGGTTTGGAAGCGGTACCAATTTTTCCAGCCAGGTTGTCTTTAGGTCTCAAAATGGagcaaaaatgaaatgctcagATTCATCTTCTTGGAGCAAAGACCAAAAGCTATCGAAGTCTCGTTTCATAAGTGGTGATGATAGAACATTTCCTGTTAATGGCATAGAGAAAGGTCTGGTAAATGCATCTAATTCTGAAGCGTTTGCGTTGGCGCACCATATGAAAAGAAACTCTGAGGAATGCAAATTGGTAGCTCCTACTCAAACTCTGCAAAACGAGAAAAGCACTTCTGAGACTGAAATATGTCGTGTCAACAAAAATCCTGCTGATTTTAGCTTGCCTGAAGCAGGAAATATATACATGATTGGAGCTGAAGAATTCAATTTTGGAAGAACTTTTCTTCCTAAGAACAGATCTGGCTCTATCTGTTTCAACAATCGGTACAAACAGCAGACGTTCATCTAG
- the LOC103488193 gene encoding protein EMBRYONIC FLOWER 1-like isoform X3, which translates to MVDVAHGHHTVKVQGNGDASMESNDSTVSSSESAETVGNSPHNCHLGRLHRRRTPKIRLLTDLLGDNGNMVVKHVESSLSDGSPEASEQADVRFTSKCQVIIEEDASHSDHKRERRLARNGKCRHQEIPSSSSVDKQIQTWMGEIESSVSCLGTENALSGMKKTIKGPWCSYKMDGNSSLRRKKSRKFPVVDPYSMSLLPSKAKDQCEIWERNENRSEVAVDSVAIFAHHNEFSCRIPHSISSNAIESKPSTSGNPNSSNEPVVFEGPTNVFPWNNRILWRGSVTQKDVETMNSRPAANPSTNYKKNERELHPSLDNYSSPQKDHKGIRCHGENELSTFVPEQDNTSKISQLNGNRTGNHRDPNYPPQASDVICGNGVETVLNSKMTNLRMPLPRDPQTDNSRSQLQNKDLHTRGNGKRTIEAQEPLTLKKRQINQRTDQPSDRGTSDDIPMEIVELMAKNQYERRLPDAENNYKHVSETGKFSRAVQANNYGYVYRNGRELLQKPGNLKQNAQERNGGNGSICAREVVEARTQTSANYFSNIGESQFGMNHLQQNHMLRCNGSIHSFEEPSTGMQYSSIGSKRKIRSEIRKCNGTTVESGPYNSKVQYSEGFIDHLPVSEQNIEAAYIWSTSPLIPDHLSNGYQNFPAHSTDSRKISSPRSFQMGNTNAQNHRNHHPTNLERHGRQKSTEAYSQRFAESSFCRHPNVVELHHNPVGSLELYSNEAISALHLLSLMDARMQSNAPTTAGEKHKPSKKPPVPRPQKAEEFSATDICFNKTIQDISQFSSAFHDELCSSPTDASTSTFQHSRGFGSGTNFSSQVVFRSQNGAKMKCSDSSSWSKDQKLSKSRFISGDDRTFPVNGIEKGLVNASNSEAFALAHHMKRNSEECKLVAPTQTLQNEKSTSETEICRVNKNPADFSLPEAGNIYMIGAEEFNFGRTFLPKNRSGSICFNNRYKQQTFI; encoded by the exons ATGGTAGACGTAGCCCATGGGCATCATACTGTTAAAGTTCAAGGAAATGGCGATGCATCTATGGAATCAAATGACAGCACAGTTTCGTCATCTGAAAGTGCTGAGACAGTTGGAAACAGTCCTCATAATTGCCATCTAGGAAGATTACATCGTCGAAGAACTCCAAAGATTCGCCTATTGACTGATTTGTTAGGAGATAATGGAAATATGGTAGTTAAACATGTTGAAAGTTCTCTATCTGATGGGTCTCCTGAGGCATCTGAGCAGGCAGATGTGAGGTTTACTTCCAAATGTCAGGTAATTATAGAGGAAGATGCTTCACATTCTGATCATAAAAGGGAAAGAAGGTTAGCTCGGAATGGAAAATGTAGGCATCAAGAGATTCCCTCTTCTTCCAGTGTGGATAAGCAAATTCAAACATGGATGGGCGAGATAGAAAGCTCTGTTTCTTGTTTAGGAACTGAAAATGCTCTTTCCGGAATGAAAAAGACCATAAAGGGCCCATGGTGCAGCTACAAAATGGATGGAAACAGTAGTTTAAGAAGGAAGAAAAGTAGAAAGTTTCCAGTAGTCGATCCATACTCCATGTCCTTACTGCCATCTAAAGCTAAAGATCAATGTGAAATTTGGGAGAGAAACGAAAATAGAAGTGAAGTTGCAGTGGATAGTGTTGCTATCTTTGCACATCACAATGAATTTTCTTGCAGAATTCCGCACTCAATATCATCGAATGCCATAGAATCTAAACCCAGCACATCTGGAAACCCGAATTCAAGCAACGAGCCTGTGGTTTTTGAAGGGCCCACTAATGTATTTCCATGGAACAATAGAATCCTTTGGAGGGGTTCAGTTACTCAGAAAGATGTGGAAACCATGAATAGTAGGCCTGCAGCTAATCCTTCTACAAActacaagaaaaatgaaagagaattGCATCCTTCTCTCGACAACTATTCCAGTCCACAAAAGGACCACAAAGGAATCCGTTGTCACGGGGAAAATGAGCTGTCTACTTTTGTGCCTGAGCAAGACAACACTTCCAAGATAAGTCAATTGAATGGTAACAGAACAGGTAATCATAGAGATCCAAATTACCCTCCTCAAGCTTCAGATGTTATTTGTGGAAACGGAGTGGAAACTGTGCTGAACAGTAAAATGACCAACTTGAGAATGCCTCTTCCAAGGGACCCTCAAACAGATAATAGTCGGTCGCAGCTGCAGAATAAG GATTTACACACAAGAGGCAATGGCAAAAGAACTATTGAAGCTCAGGAACCTTTGACTCTAAAGAAAAGACAGATTAACCAGAGAACGGACCAGCCATCTGACCGTGGGACTTCCGATGATATCCCCATGGAAATCGTCGAACTAATGGCAAAGAATCAGTATGAAAGACGTCTTCCTGATGCTGAGAATAATTATAAACATGTTTCAGAAACAGGAAAATTCTCAAGGGCCGTTCAAGCAAATAATTATGGCTATGTATATAGAAATGGGAGAGAACTATTACAAAAGCCTGGAAATCTGAAACAAAATGCTCAAGAAAGGAATGGAGGAAATGGTTCGATTTGTGCAAGAGAAGTTGTGGAAGCCAGGACACAGACATCAGCAAATTATTTCTCaaatattggggaatctcaatTTGGTATGAACCATCTGCAGCAGAATCATATGCTCAGATGTAACGGTTCTATTCATTCTTTTGAAGAACCATCAACTGGTATGCAATATTCTTCCATTggatctaaaagaaaaattcGTTCTGAGATTAGAAAATGTAATGGAACCACAGTGGAATCGGGTCCCTACAACTCAAAAGTACAATATTCTGAAGGATTCATAGATCATTTACCTGTTTCAGAACAGAATATAGAAGCAGCTTACATATGGTCTACTTCTCCTCTGATTCCAGATCATTTGTCCAATGGATATCAGAACTTTCCAGCTCATTCGACCGACAGCAGAAAAATCTCAAGTCCGAGATCATTTCAGATGGGAAACACAAATGCACAGAATCATCGTAATCATCACCCTACCAACCTAGAAAGGCATGGCAGGCAAAAAAGTACTGAAGCATACAGCCAGAGATTTGCAGAGAGTTCATTTTGTCGCCATCCTAATGTGGTTGAGCTTCACCATAATCCTGTTGGCTCATTGGAGTTGTACTCTAACGAAGCCATATCGGCATTGCACTTGCTTAGCCTCATGGATGCCAGAATGCAATCTAATGCACCCACGACTGCAGGTGAGAAGCATAAACCATCTAAGAAACCTCCTGTTCCTCGTCCTCAAAAAGCTGAAGAATTTTCTGCGACCGACATTTGTTTCAATAAGACCATCCAGGACATAAGCCAATTTTCATCTGCTTTCCATGACGAACTTTGTAGTTCTCCTACCGATGCATCCACTAGTACCTTCCAGCATAGTAGAGGGTTTGGAAGCGGTACCAATTTTTCCAGCCAGGTTGTCTTTAGGTCTCAAAATGGagcaaaaatgaaatgctcagATTCATCTTCTTGGAGCAAAGACCAAAAGCTATCGAAGTCTCGTTTCATAAGTGGTGATGATAGAACATTTCCTGTTAATGGCATAGAGAAAGGTCTGGTAAATGCATCTAATTCTGAAGCGTTTGCGTTGGCGCACCATATGAAAAGAAACTCTGAGGAATGCAAATTGGTAGCTCCTACTCAAACTCTGCAAAACGAGAAAAGCACTTCTGAGACTGAAATATGTCGTGTCAACAAAAATCCTGCTGATTTTAGCTTGCCTGAAGCAGGAAATATATACATGATTGGAGCTGAAGAATTCAATTTTGGAAGAACTTTTCTTCCTAAGAACAGATCTGGCTCTATCTGTTTCAACAATCGGTACAAACAGCAGACGTTCATCTAG
- the LOC103488194 gene encoding protein PEROXIN-4 — MQASRARLFKEYKEVQREKVADPDIQLVCDDSNIFKWTALIKGPSETPFEGGVFQLAFAVPEQYPLQPPQVRFLTKIFHPNVHFKTGEICLDILKNAWSPAWTLQSVCRAIIALMAHPEPDSPLNCDSGNLLRSGDVRGYQSMARMYTRLAAMPKKG, encoded by the exons ATGCAG GCCTCAAGAGCAAGGTTGTTCAAGGAGTACAAAGAGGTTCAAAGAGAAAAGGTAGCAGATCCAGATATTCAGTTGGTTTGTGATGACTCCAATATTTTTAAATGGACAGCCCTGATCAAG GGACCGTCAGAGACTCCTTTTGAAGGTGGTGTCTTCCAGCTTGCCTTCGCCGTACCTGAACAATACCCTTTGCAACCGCCTCAAGTGCGGTTCTTAACGAAAATTTTCCACCCGAATGTTCATTTTAAG ACGGGTGAGATCTGTCTAGATATATTGAAGAATGCATGGAGCCCAGCATGGACTCTGCAATCTGTTTGCAGGGCTATAATTGCTTTGATGGCTCATCCCGAACCTGATAGCCCACTAAACTGTGATTCTG GAAACCTTCTGCGTTCGGGGGATGTCCGAGGATATCAATCGATGGCAAGGATGTACACAAGGCTTGCTGCCATGCCCAAAAAGGGGTGA
- the LOC103488193 gene encoding protein EMBRYONIC FLOWER 1-like isoform X1 encodes MHRINVMEENNHHDGTDTRPARKFVQIDSIYIDLFSSDHKCDGQNCELFSIRGYVSDMHKKDWKICWPFSDIMDNGHKSNEPIPLVPSVFDPSFDAYQGKIHWQETSDKAADQGFLFDSCHNLGKISNSSPNASKQDVISGRTIMADNVSNSSCDQKEKTLNVADRSDNCTVALISQSEPGCASHGVTEIEPVSRNLTLKATEESLAALQDGQQTPADCLNGQLTLLVSEKDDMVDVAHGHHTVKVQGNGDASMESNDSTVSSSESAETVGNSPHNCHLGRLHRRRTPKIRLLTDLLGDNGNMVVKHVESSLSDGSPEASEQADVRFTSKCQVIIEEDASHSDHKRERRLARNGKCRHQEIPSSSSVDKQIQTWMGEIESSVSCLGTENALSGMKKTIKGPWCSYKMDGNSSLRRKKSRKFPVVDPYSMSLLPSKAKDQCEIWERNENRSEVAVDSVAIFAHHNEFSCRIPHSISSNAIESKPSTSGNPNSSNEPVVFEGPTNVFPWNNRILWRGSVTQKDVETMNSRPAANPSTNYKKNERELHPSLDNYSSPQKDHKGIRCHGENELSTFVPEQDNTSKISQLNGNRTGNHRDPNYPPQASDVICGNGVETVLNSKMTNLRMPLPRDPQTDNSRSQLQNKDLHTRGNGKRTIEAQEPLTLKKRQINQRTDQPSDRGTSDDIPMEIVELMAKNQYERRLPDAENNYKHVSETGKFSRAVQANNYGYVYRNGRELLQKPGNLKQNAQERNGGNGSICAREVVEARTQTSANYFSNIGESQFGMNHLQQNHMLRCNGSIHSFEEPSTGMQYSSIGSKRKIRSEIRKCNGTTVESGPYNSKVQYSEGFIDHLPVSEQNIEAAYIWSTSPLIPDHLSNGYQNFPAHSTDSRKISSPRSFQMGNTNAQNHRNHHPTNLERHGRQKSTEAYSQRFAESSFCRHPNVVELHHNPVGSLELYSNEAISALHLLSLMDARMQSNAPTTAGEKHKPSKKPPVPRPQKAEEFSATDICFNKTIQDISQFSSAFHDELCSSPTDASTSTFQHSRGFGSGTNFSSQVVFRSQNGAKMKCSDSSSWSKDQKLSKSRFISGDDRTFPVNGIEKGLVNASNSEAFALAHHMKRNSEECKLVAPTQTLQNEKSTSETEICRVNKNPADFSLPEAGNIYMIGAEEFNFGRTFLPKNRSGSICFNNRYKQQTFI; translated from the exons ATGCATAGAATTAACGTGATGGAAGAGAATAATCATCATGATGGGACTGATACTAGGCCTGCAAGAAAATTTGTTCAGATTGATTCTATATATATTGATCTATTTAGCTCCGATCATAAATGTGATGGCCAGAATTGTGAACTTTTCTCCATCCG TGGTTATGTGTCTGATATGCACAAAAAGGATTGGAAGATATGTTGGCCATTTTCTGATATTATGGATAATGGCCATAAGTCGAATGAGCCTATACCCTTGGTGCCATCTGTATTTGATCCGAGTTTCGACGCATACCAAGGCAAGATTCATTGGCAAGAGACTTCTGATAAAGCTGCAGATCAAGGTTTCCTATTTGATAGCTGTCACAACCTTggaaaaatttcaaattcttctcCAAATGCTTCAAAACAAGATGTAATCAGTGGAAGAACAATAATGGCTGATAATGTTTCTAATTCAAGTTGTGATCAGAAGGAAAAGACACTTAATGTTGCAGATAGATCAGATAACTGCACCG TTGCTCTTATATCACAAAGTGAGCCAGGTTGTGCAAGTCATGGAGTTACTGAGATTGAGCCTGTTAGTAGAAATCTCACTCTCAAAGCAACTGAGGAAAGCCTCGCAGCACTTCAGGATGGACAACAAACTCCTGCAGATTGTCTAAATGGACAGTTAACCTTGTTGGTATCAGAGAAGGACGATATGGTAGACGTAGCCCATGGGCATCATACTGTTAAAGTTCAAGGAAATGGCGATGCATCTATGGAATCAAATGACAGCACAGTTTCGTCATCTGAAAGTGCTGAGACAGTTGGAAACAGTCCTCATAATTGCCATCTAGGAAGATTACATCGTCGAAGAACTCCAAAGATTCGCCTATTGACTGATTTGTTAGGAGATAATGGAAATATGGTAGTTAAACATGTTGAAAGTTCTCTATCTGATGGGTCTCCTGAGGCATCTGAGCAGGCAGATGTGAGGTTTACTTCCAAATGTCAGGTAATTATAGAGGAAGATGCTTCACATTCTGATCATAAAAGGGAAAGAAGGTTAGCTCGGAATGGAAAATGTAGGCATCAAGAGATTCCCTCTTCTTCCAGTGTGGATAAGCAAATTCAAACATGGATGGGCGAGATAGAAAGCTCTGTTTCTTGTTTAGGAACTGAAAATGCTCTTTCCGGAATGAAAAAGACCATAAAGGGCCCATGGTGCAGCTACAAAATGGATGGAAACAGTAGTTTAAGAAGGAAGAAAAGTAGAAAGTTTCCAGTAGTCGATCCATACTCCATGTCCTTACTGCCATCTAAAGCTAAAGATCAATGTGAAATTTGGGAGAGAAACGAAAATAGAAGTGAAGTTGCAGTGGATAGTGTTGCTATCTTTGCACATCACAATGAATTTTCTTGCAGAATTCCGCACTCAATATCATCGAATGCCATAGAATCTAAACCCAGCACATCTGGAAACCCGAATTCAAGCAACGAGCCTGTGGTTTTTGAAGGGCCCACTAATGTATTTCCATGGAACAATAGAATCCTTTGGAGGGGTTCAGTTACTCAGAAAGATGTGGAAACCATGAATAGTAGGCCTGCAGCTAATCCTTCTACAAActacaagaaaaatgaaagagaattGCATCCTTCTCTCGACAACTATTCCAGTCCACAAAAGGACCACAAAGGAATCCGTTGTCACGGGGAAAATGAGCTGTCTACTTTTGTGCCTGAGCAAGACAACACTTCCAAGATAAGTCAATTGAATGGTAACAGAACAGGTAATCATAGAGATCCAAATTACCCTCCTCAAGCTTCAGATGTTATTTGTGGAAACGGAGTGGAAACTGTGCTGAACAGTAAAATGACCAACTTGAGAATGCCTCTTCCAAGGGACCCTCAAACAGATAATAGTCGGTCGCAGCTGCAGAATAAG GATTTACACACAAGAGGCAATGGCAAAAGAACTATTGAAGCTCAGGAACCTTTGACTCTAAAGAAAAGACAGATTAACCAGAGAACGGACCAGCCATCTGACCGTGGGACTTCCGATGATATCCCCATGGAAATCGTCGAACTAATGGCAAAGAATCAGTATGAAAGACGTCTTCCTGATGCTGAGAATAATTATAAACATGTTTCAGAAACAGGAAAATTCTCAAGGGCCGTTCAAGCAAATAATTATGGCTATGTATATAGAAATGGGAGAGAACTATTACAAAAGCCTGGAAATCTGAAACAAAATGCTCAAGAAAGGAATGGAGGAAATGGTTCGATTTGTGCAAGAGAAGTTGTGGAAGCCAGGACACAGACATCAGCAAATTATTTCTCaaatattggggaatctcaatTTGGTATGAACCATCTGCAGCAGAATCATATGCTCAGATGTAACGGTTCTATTCATTCTTTTGAAGAACCATCAACTGGTATGCAATATTCTTCCATTggatctaaaagaaaaattcGTTCTGAGATTAGAAAATGTAATGGAACCACAGTGGAATCGGGTCCCTACAACTCAAAAGTACAATATTCTGAAGGATTCATAGATCATTTACCTGTTTCAGAACAGAATATAGAAGCAGCTTACATATGGTCTACTTCTCCTCTGATTCCAGATCATTTGTCCAATGGATATCAGAACTTTCCAGCTCATTCGACCGACAGCAGAAAAATCTCAAGTCCGAGATCATTTCAGATGGGAAACACAAATGCACAGAATCATCGTAATCATCACCCTACCAACCTAGAAAGGCATGGCAGGCAAAAAAGTACTGAAGCATACAGCCAGAGATTTGCAGAGAGTTCATTTTGTCGCCATCCTAATGTGGTTGAGCTTCACCATAATCCTGTTGGCTCATTGGAGTTGTACTCTAACGAAGCCATATCGGCATTGCACTTGCTTAGCCTCATGGATGCCAGAATGCAATCTAATGCACCCACGACTGCAGGTGAGAAGCATAAACCATCTAAGAAACCTCCTGTTCCTCGTCCTCAAAAAGCTGAAGAATTTTCTGCGACCGACATTTGTTTCAATAAGACCATCCAGGACATAAGCCAATTTTCATCTGCTTTCCATGACGAACTTTGTAGTTCTCCTACCGATGCATCCACTAGTACCTTCCAGCATAGTAGAGGGTTTGGAAGCGGTACCAATTTTTCCAGCCAGGTTGTCTTTAGGTCTCAAAATGGagcaaaaatgaaatgctcagATTCATCTTCTTGGAGCAAAGACCAAAAGCTATCGAAGTCTCGTTTCATAAGTGGTGATGATAGAACATTTCCTGTTAATGGCATAGAGAAAGGTCTGGTAAATGCATCTAATTCTGAAGCGTTTGCGTTGGCGCACCATATGAAAAGAAACTCTGAGGAATGCAAATTGGTAGCTCCTACTCAAACTCTGCAAAACGAGAAAAGCACTTCTGAGACTGAAATATGTCGTGTCAACAAAAATCCTGCTGATTTTAGCTTGCCTGAAGCAGGAAATATATACATGATTGGAGCTGAAGAATTCAATTTTGGAAGAACTTTTCTTCCTAAGAACAGATCTGGCTCTATCTGTTTCAACAATCGGTACAAACAGCAGACGTTCATCTAG